The Spinacia oleracea cultivar Varoflay chromosome 2, BTI_SOV_V1, whole genome shotgun sequence DNA segment ACTTGTATCAGATATAAACTTCTGTTTCTTTCTATTACCTcacaacacgttatcagcaccaatTTTCCTCAGGTATATTTTTTACCTGTTACtcaaaatttttataaaatgtaGTATATATTCTTAACAAAATATTTTGAGGAGTATGCTCTGTAGTTGCCCATATTTGGGATCCTCTATATCAGAAACTCTAAACACCCGTTTTAATCATAAAAGAGAGTTCACATTGCTACCGGTATTATGATCAACTTGGTAAAAGGAGAATATGCTTGTGTACTACATTTATGACACttggttgtttttttttctcattCATGCATAGTTGTATATATGCACTCTTACGTACTACCTGCATGCATAGTAATATTAGCCATGCATTAtcattacatatatatatatactattcCTTTGCATGCCTACATGCATATATCTAGActatacttaaaataaaataattttttttggtaaaagcgATGTAGCCTTTATTTTCAGCTACAtctttattttagtttttcgaatccACGATCTCTTAAACAGACTAGGGTTCTCGTACCATTACGGCTTGCATCCCGGGGGATAtctttttaccattttaattccaTATATCCATTATTTCTGTTCAAATCCACAGTGATATTTTTTTGGTAGTAAGTAATAAAACTATTAACCTCTTTAGACTATAATATACCAGTTTACTGTAACAAATTGTATAATACAATCATGATTTATCCCCTATAAAAGGGGGATTACCCGTCCCATTTTCACCACACAACATCTTATCCCCTTCTTACTTTTTATCCAAAACCACACAAAATTTTCCTCCTCCAATTTTCCGATCAAACATGTTTCTGGCCGGCAACCCCGACCCTCCACACGTCTTCACCTTCGAGGAAGAtttaagaaaattaaaacaatattttgttttaatgaTGGCCTTAGTAGTCCTTCTTATGGCATTaatgattttcataattttcaacaaatgaagatctccattttttttgtttatttccgGCAAGTAAGAACAAAATGCATAATTTTTTGTAGTACTTCATTCTCCATTTTGATGTATTAATTGCATTTTGTcgcatttttaatttttttttaaccatatgtataatattattattaatgttaTCATTATTTTTTTCGCTTTTAATTAACGTCATTACCATGAATTATTTGATTTATTTATGTGGGATTCATAATAATAAACTAAGGGGGAGAAGGAAACATAAAATTTTAATAGTTAATTATTATGaatatgattaattaattataatcttGATTACTAAGTTTAATGATTATTTGATTGTAGTTAAAATGGGAGATTTGATGAAAAGACAATTCAATGTGCTAGACTTGTCTGGGCACAATTTTCTGGAATGGACTGTTGATGCACAGATGAACTTAAAGGCCCAAGGACTGGATCATACCATAAAAGATATAATGGTTTCAGGCACCACAGAAATCAAAACTGCCACCGAGCAGGAAAAGGCCAAAGCCACAGTCCTCATAAGGCATCATTTACATGATAGCCTGAAAACTGAATATCTGATGGTGGAGAATCCCAAAGAGTTGTGGGATAGTCTTAAAGAAAGATATGGACACCATAAAAGGGTGCTCCTGCCAAAGGCTCAATTTGACTGGACTAATCTGAGGTTCCAGGATTTTAAATGTGTTAGTGAATATAATTCCACGTTATTCAAAATTGTATCATTGCTGAGATACTGTGATCAAGCAGTCACAGAAGATCAAATGATAGAGAAAATCCTCTCCACCTTTCATGCGAATAATATTCTATTGCATCAGCAATACCGAGAGAGGGGCTTTAAGAGATATTCTGAGCTGATTTCTCTATTGTTGGTTGTTGAACAGAATAATGATCTTCTGTTAAAGAACCATAATCTTAGAACAAATGGGTCTATGGCATTCAATGAAGCGAATGCCGTTGAAAGCCCAAACCCACCTGAGGCAAATGTTGCCCATAGAGGTGGACGTGGAAGATTTAACCACCGCGGTAGAGGACGCGGAAACCACCGTGGCCGTGGTCGTGGTCGTGGCAGGGGTTATCTGGGCCCTAGAAATAATAATCACAAAGGGCATCAACAAGGAAATCAAAAGCACACCCCCTCAAAAGAGAAAGACACATGTTTTAGATGTGGCATGACTGGCCATTGGGGGAAAACATGCCGCCGTACTGCAAAACATTTGGTAGATCTGTATCAAGCCTCCGTAAAAGGCAAAGGAAAAGTTGCTGAGGCAAATTACGTAGATGAGGAAAATCCCTCAGGGCCAAGCTTTGATGTATCTGATTTCTTCAATGATAACCCTGACAGTGGCAATGATCTGATATTTGGGGATAATAGTAACAtataaattgaaggaaataatgcccttggtccaagtatgcattcaatgttaagtctaataaatgcggttcagtattaattaacaagttaataattcagtgagatcaagtgagctgaatgcctagctagaggccgcttcagttcaagtggaattaatgatattaatccacagcttactcttgactgaacccgtagggtcacacaaatagtacgtaaacggatcaagtatttaatggcattagatactccatctatggatattcggaatcgacggatcttggtttcagtgggagctgagatcgtcacaggcaagaaatgaatactccggaaacgatgatattgccggaaacggaaatatggatcgtatcggaaatataaatattatccaagtcgtagatgttgccggaaacggaaacatggtacgtatcggaaaatattatcggaaatggaaatattgccggaatcggaaatattgccggaaacggaaatattgtcagaatcggaaatattatcggaatcggaaaataattccggaaacggaaatattaaatatttgttcgaaacggaaattgattccggaatcggaaatattaaatattgttcgtatcggaaatgaattccggaatcgggaatttaatcggaagcgtatcgtacgaattagcatcggacgag contains these protein-coding regions:
- the LOC110781392 gene encoding uncharacterized protein, translated to MGDLMKRQFNVLDLSGHNFLEWTVDAQMNLKAQGLDHTIKDIMVSGTTEIKTATEQEKAKATVLIRHHLHDSLKTEYLMVENPKELWDSLKERYGHHKRVLLPKAQFDWTNLRFQDFKCVSEYNSTLFKIVSLLRYCDQAVTEDQMIEKILSTFHANNILLHQQYRERGFKRYSELISLLLVVEQNNDLLLKNHNLRTNGSMAFNEANAVESPNPPEANVAHRGGRGRFNHRGRGRGNHRGRGRGRGRGYLGPRNNNHKGHQQGNQKHTPSKEKDTCFRCGMTGHWGKTCRRTAKHLVDLYQASVKGKGKVAEANYVDEENPSGPSFDVSDFFNDNPDSGNDLIFGDNSNI